The genomic interval TCTTGCTATCTGGAAAGCTGTCTGTTCAGACTGGGAGAACCTGAAGGACTGCACACACGGGACTATGAGACTACCAGAATCTCACAGAAATGTGTTTTactatttgaatgtaaataacaGATTTCAGTATTTATTTTGATTAATTATGTTTTTTCTAGGATGGTTTTTGTGCTTTATTACAgacttaaaatgtgtgtgtgtgtgtaattcctaTTCCTTTTAAGACAGATAAGGAAGTATACTTGATTTTAGGCCTGGAAAAGTTTCTAAGCATTTATTCCCAGGCACTTGACATCCCCTTGCCTGCTCCCACCCAAATGTCGCATATCCTTTGTATTCCTACCGAGAGCACCCACAGAGGCAGAGGGCCTGTGTGCAGggtttccctcccccccccttttcatTGTAATAGGGCTACACTACTGTAGCGGTTTGCATATACTTGGTCCATAGGAAGCGGCACTATTAGATGTGGCCTTGTAGAAAATGTGTCAtggtggaggcaggctttgaggtttcctaggCTCAAGTGCCACCCAGTGTGTGGGAGAAAGCCTCCTGGCTGCTTTTGGGTCAGGATGTAGAAGTCTgggcctctccagccccacatctgcctgcatactaccatgcttcccacccttATAGCCTAAATCTCTGCAActgttagccagccccaattcaatgtttgcctttgtaagagttgccttggccaggcagtggtggcgtacacctttaatcccagcaccagggagacagaggcaggtggatttctgagtttgaggccagcctggtctacagagtgagttccgggacagccaggactgcacagagaaaccctgtctcgaaaaacaaaaacaaaataaaaagaaatttcatacatatattatcattttttttctccttcagttCCTCCCAGGTTCTCCTTACCTCCCCATcaaacttcatgttctttttcctctcttaaaTGAATAACCAAGTTAAACCAAACCAGCCAACCAAGAAAAAcccaacactttttaaaaaaatcatgaatgGTGTTCATCTGTGGGCACAGGTCTGAGCTAAGAATGCCGGGGGCTCTGACTGGAAGAATCATAGCCCACTATTGACACAGTAGATGTTTCTGAGAGGGTGATCGAGAGGGCCAGTCACATCCTCCTGGGAGCCCTGACTTCATGGCACTCCCTCTCATGGTCCTCCACTCTCACCCGTGTGACCCAGGAGGCCTTTTTTCCTCAGTGACATCGCAGCCAGCACCTACTGTCTTCCCAGCGTCTAGAGAGACCTCTGTGATGAGCACGCAGCTGCCCTCACATTGCATCCACACAGACTTCACTGTCACAGGGATGGTGGAATTGACAGCCTGGAGCTGTATACCaaccacccccacttccctctcTCAAATTGATATAAAAGTTCACATAGCCTGAACCTcatggtacacatctttaatcccagcactcaggagacagaggcaggtggatctctctgagtttgaggctagcctggtctacagagtaagttccaggacagtcagggctataagAGAAACTCtgactgaaaaaacaaacaaaaattaagagttgccttagtcttGGTGTCTCTACACAggaatgaaaccctaactaagacaactatgtagtccaggatgaTTTCagactgatcctcctgccttagcctcccgtGTTCTGGGGCCACAGGCTGGGGTCAGATTGGGGTTGAGAGTATTTCAGAACAGGCTCTGGCGGTGGTTTATTAAAACCAGGAAGAACTACCCCGAGAAGTGCTGCTAGGCCTTTTCTTGTTAATGGGTTCTGCCTAATTGTGCTTGCACTGTTTCTGATCTGTCAACTTAGAGAGGCAATACCGTATCTAAATTGTTCATATAATTTATTGATTTGTTTCCACATTTAACTTTAAAAAGCTGTTTGGGTTCTAACCATGTTTAAAGTAAACTCCCATTTTCTATAGACAACATTCTGTGCGCAGTGGCACATGAATGGCTCCTGCATTGGTATTTCTCCTGTCTGGCTTGGGCTGCTGAGGGGAGGGAGCCCCGAAGCCAGACGTAGTCAGCCAGTGTTTGCTGTCTTGTGAGGCACCATAAGGTTTGTACTCAGCCGTCTGAGTGTGGTATGAGAAGGGGGTCTCTGCTCGTGTGCCGTCTTTCCTCAGGACTGCAGATGTAATCTCAGTTGTCCTTCCTGAGACCGAGTTTCCGAAAACCATAAGGGCACCTCAGCTTGCTTCCAGAACTGGAAACAGGCTTCAGATGTGACAGAGCAGAAGTCCACGGATTCTTCAGGACGTCTGATGTTGGATTCAGTTTCAGCCCCTGGCTGGCTGGCGTGGAGAGGCTGCTCATCCTGCACAGCGCGTGCTTCCTGCATGTTGGCAGGAGCGACTCGGCTCATAGGTACAGCTTGATGAGCTCATCGCTTACAGCAGATGGCGTCAACACACCCAGGTCCGTAAACAGCAGGGTGATGAGGGATGGGGAGGTGTAGTCCACCCATGGGTGTTCCTCTTTGAGATCCTGCCCAGTCTGCACAGACTTCAGAGTGTCTGCCTTGTACTGAGGAGGAAAGAACGTGGTTAGCTGGATTGGCCTTGTATCCAGGCTCTGCACTGCTGAGGCCCTGGCTTGAGTTGTAAGTGAGCTCTTGCCGGGACTACCCCTGGGTCAGGACACTGGCTGTGTAGCAGGCTGGCAGGGACAGCATGTCCAGGATACCTTCCCATCTCACAGGAGAGAGGAGGCCACAATGGAAGTGCCTGGCCAAGGTCACATGGTTTGTAAAAGCAGAGATGGGATGAAGAAACTGGGGTTCTGCCAGGCTCTCAGCAGGGTGCTATGTAAGTGAGATTGTGCCCAGCTCCAGCTCCCATCTCTACACCGGAAAAGCTGCAGGAAACAGCAATGGGAAGGGAGCAACTTTCTGGGTATAGTCAAAGACCCCTGTCAAATACATAAAACTTACCTTAAACTTATCTGGGACGTCCTCCTGGTTGAGTGGAAAGAGGCGTACGAACTTGAAGCTTTCTGCAACCACATAGAAGGGCTTATTCTGGGCTTTGGCACACACGGCCATCTGGTTGGTTCCAATCTGAGAAGTCAGGAAAGATGGACAGGGTGAGCTTGCATAGCTCAGTGAAACAGAAGGAAACACAGTAAGTTTAATCTTGGCGTGGCGATCTGAACTGTTGCTTTTTAAAAGGCAAGGTCTTAATGTATTTTATGCTGGCCTTGCACTCGAGTAtgtctttgaacttctgatcctcatgCCTCCACACCACCTAGTGCTGGGATTTCTTGAGTTCCACCAGGCCTAGTCTATTCAGTGCTGGGGCTTGAACTAAGGGTTTCAGTGTGCTAGACAGGCATTCTACCAGCTAAGCTGTATTCCTAGCCTTCAAAGAGGaccttttaagaaagaaagataaatgttCCCAAAGCACATGAAAAGATGCCAGCATCACCAGTTAGAAAAAGTAAGTGCAGTCTAAGATAAGCCAGCACTTTCCATATTTGGGGGCCTCAGACACTGGACCAGTGTCTACAGTTGCACCCTGCACCACAGCCAACGGTAGGAAAATCCAAGTGTCCACTACAGGTGAACATGGGCAAGTGGTCGTGTTATAATGGAACGGTACTCTGCTTGAAAGCACACAGCAATGACACATGCTGCAGTGGGGCCAGTGAAGTTTGTCAAGCTCAAAATCATAAGTGTCATGTAAATCTACTTATCTGTGGTTCCCTCGCCTGGAAAAATCAGGACAGAGCAGAACAAAGGTGACCAGGGACATGGGAAAAGGCCATCTGGGACAAATAGAAAGCTTTGTAAATACTGGCAATTGCATGGCTTGAGTGTGCCGAATGCCAGTGAACCTGAGACTTATGACGGTCCATGCACAGCTTAATATGATTATGACATCTGTCATAATTTCCAAGGTAAGTGACAGAGAAAATGTAATAAACCCTGGGGATGGAAGTCCTCaatcaaatggaaacaaaaccagagacactcaattCCAAGCTGAATCCAGTTTGCCTGGGTGTGATGGTCATGcctatgatctcagcacttgggaggcacagacaggagtTTGAGACAATTTGAggctatcctgagctacataatacCTGGTCTCAAGTTACATATCCAAACAAAAGTACCTATTGTGTATACATGTAAATGCTACTGACTAAATTCATCAAGATCAGCCTCCAAAGAAGAAAGCTGACAAGGTCTTGCTCAGGCTGTAGGGGCTTCTGGGAACAGTATGACAGTACCTACCTTGTTAATAATGCCTCCGTTCTCTACCACTCCTTCAGCACCAACTATGACAAGATCTGCTTTCTCCATGATATAGCtgaggagacagaaaagaaatccTTGGTTGGCCTGGTATTCAGAgtcgcctgcctctgctccagtgCTGGGATACTAGGTGTGTGACAGTTTACTGTTTAAGACAGTACTACTGAAGATGCTATCCAAGAACCTCTAACCACCTCAATAGTGAGCTTTCTTTTCAAAGGACTACTATTTGTGGGTCATACACACCGATGACCCAACTTGGAAGATGCTCCCAGTGAGCCACTGCACAGCCAGGTATGCGGACAAAGCCCAGCAATCACCTAACTGCTGACcatagccttttactctgaaaacatgagcagCCAGGCTGAGGCTCATTGCCAGCAGCCCTGGCACTCTGAGGAAGGactgtgagttctgggccagtctgggctataagAGTCTGTCTCAGAAGCAAGACCCCTGCAGCCTGTCTTCTATGCTGCTTACTGTAAGAGGAGAGATGCTACCCAGTCAGATTTTAtggccaggattcaaactctgctTGGAGCCAGCAATGCAGGGACACAGGAAGAGTCACTTACCCGACAGCAGCATCCAGCACCACAGTGACAGGGACGTTGAGGTGGGAGAGGGCTTTGGCCATTTTCTTACTGAAGGTGACATGAAAACATGACAGTGAGGTCCCAGTGATGCATGATGACCTTGATTTAGACAAAGATGTCCTGTAACCTTAGTGGCTTAAGGGGCAGATGCTGACTCTGGACCAAGCAAACAGGAACCAAAGTTCTTTAGTTCTTGTTTTTAGacatagttgtttttattttatgtgaatagtgatttgcatgtatgtctgtgcactccATGAATGCTTGCtgcctgaggccagaagagggaataggATCCCCTAGAAATTACAGGAGGTTGTGGAGTTGGGGgctagaaatggctcagtagttaagagcacaggccactcttccagagaacccaggtttaatTTCAAGCCCGCACATGGCACtacaatggtctgtaactccggttccagggaacccaacaccctcacacagatggaaatatctatatgtatctatccatccacccaggcaaaacaccaatgcacataaaataaatcagtcTTTCAGGACTGTCAAGACAACAAGGAGAAGCCCTGCCTCAAACCCGCTCAGCCGGAGGAGGAGCTCCAGAGTGCCTGACGAGCCTGGGCAGTCAGGGTTCACGTCCCACAACCagaggaaaacagaacaaagttTGCTTTTCAGGAGATGGGGCTGTTAATCACCAATTCTTTCATTTAGTGTCCTGCTGTTCCCCTGACATAACTACCTTAAAAAACCCTCAAAactggaaacaaaaccaaaccaccacaTCCGGCACTGTGCCCCTGGAGCCCACAGGGTCTTTCCTCTCAGGGGTGGGAATAGTCATGAACGGGTCCAAGGCAATGTTGACTCCCTGGCCAGTGGCGAGATACTTGCCCAGATAAATCAGGCTGCGACTCCGTGATATACACACTGAACCGTTTCTTGGCTGCCACGGCTTCTTCCAGGACTCTTAAGACAACTCTGGAGTAGGCGTGAGTCAAAATTCTCTATGGAACAAGAAACCTCCATCAGAGGGGCAAGCTGCCTGCCAGCCACTGCCCACCCTGTCTGCACTGCCATGACTCCTCCTGTCAGGTGAAGCGCCAGTATTCTACAACCAACCATGATCAGAAGGGTGACATAACAGTACACTGAACTTCAAGCCCACTGAGCTTGAACTTTTGAACATTTCTGCCCCCAAAAGTAGGGCACAGATCTCCCCAGCAGAACCCAAAGGCACATAAACCACTACATCTGGAGGCCCATGGGTTGGCTTCCCTAGCCTTAAGATAAAGAGCTTGCATACTTGAGCCTACAGGTGCCAAGAAGCGTAGGTAGTAAGAGTGGTCCGATGAGGCCACTGGCAGTGGAAGGCCAAGGGAACTAGGCCCTAGGTGCCTCTTCTTGTCACATGTCCCACTAATGCAGCCACCCGTCTTTCTAGAAGTAAAAGATCTAGTCACTAGACACAAGGTGAGCTAACAAGTTTTTCAAACTGACAAGCACAGTGCAGTAAGTACAGCCATCTGTGGTGCAGGTGATGACTTATGCACTCACATGGCCTAGGCTCTAAGAATGCAGTGGACGTGGCTGTCATAACTGCTCACTAGAACCATGGGTGCTCAGGCCTCAACTTAGACCCGAGGCGTCTGCATTTAGCAAGCCCACGGGTGACCTGCCCGCAGCTCTGAGATCCTGCAGCTCTGCTTTGAACCCAGTTGAAAGGTTAAGGGCAGGCTGCTGTGGGTGGTAGGTGAGAAAGCTACACTCTAGCCACACTCTGTGACCCAGGAGAGGAGGGTCGTGGCCAGGCCTCCAACGGCCCAGGTCTGTGACACCACCATTTACACAACCTCTCATATATTTAATAGCATACTTCAAAGTCAAGAAGCGCAGTAAAAGGCAGGGTGAGCTCTGAGAGTCAGGATGTGAGCAAACACAGGTGTGGTCTGGGAGGCTGAGATGGCGGGAGGCCAATGGGTGGCTGAAGGCACACTGCCTCCAAGAGccagtttcttcagaggagccATCTTAGACAGCACGTGCTGAAGCTGGTTTGTGAGCATCTGGGGGCCCAGACCGTGAACACAAGAGTAGCAACCGCAGGCAGGTGATAGAGAAAACAGGGTTTATCACCTGGAGGAGTGGACAAGCTGGAGACTGGCTGAGCCTGCTGTTCCTCATTTAACTAGGGACAGGTCGTAGCTGTAAATAGGACAGTTCCACCCAGTGCCAACGCTGGCTTGAAGGTGCTTGGCAGTGACCACAGTAACAGCTAGTCTGCGCAGACTCACTTCAGCTTAGAGCACCGTAAACTCAATCATAAAAGTCAGAGCAAGTgaaatgggtcagtgggtaaaggtgcttgtcaccgAGCTCGATGACCTGAGTGTGATGCCCTGATCCTACAGTGGAACGAACCAATTCCTCAGACCTCTACACACTCACTGTGCCACCTAGGcgtactcacacaaacacatacaaaagaCACGTGATTCAAAAACCCTTAGAAAAATAGCTTACTAAGAGCtatgggccgggcgtggtggcacatgcctttaatcccagcactcaggaggcagaagcaggtgggtttctgagttcgaggccagcctggtctacagagtgagttacaggacagccagggctatacagagaaaccctgtcttggaaaaccaaaaccaaaaaaaaaaaaaaaaaaaaaaccaagaaaaccaaaaaaacaagagTTTATGggcgtagctcagtggtagagcat from Mus musculus strain C57BL/6J chromosome 5, GRCm38.p6 C57BL/6J carries:
- the Eif2b1 gene encoding translation initiation factor eIF-2B subunit alpha isoform X1, whose product is MRNSRLSQSPACPLLQRILTHAYSRVVLRVLEEAVAAKKRFSVYITESQPDLSGKKMAKALSHLNVPVTVVLDAAVGYIMEKADLVIVGAEGVVENGGIINKIGTNQMAVCAKAQNKPFYVVAESFKFVRLFPLNQEDVPDKFKYKADTLKSVQTGQDLKEEHPWVDYTSPSLITLLFTDLGVLTPSAVSDELIKLYL
- the Eif2b1 gene encoding translation initiation factor eIF-2B subunit alpha, coding for MEDGELIEYFKSQMKGDPKMASAVAAIQTLLEFLKRDKGETLQGLRANLTYAIKTLCGVDSSVAVSSGGELFLRFISLTSLEYSDYSKCKKIMIERGELFLRRISLSRNKIANLCHTFIKDGARILTHAYSRVVLRVLEEAVAAKKRFSVYITESQPDLSGKKMAKALSHLNVPVTVVLDAAVGYIMEKADLVIVGAEGVVENGGIINKIGTNQMAVCAKAQNKPFYVVAESFKFVRLFPLNQEDVPDKFKYKADTLKSVQTGQDLKEEHPWVDYTSPSLITLLFTDLGVLTPSAVSDELIKLYL